One genomic segment of Nonomuraea coxensis DSM 45129 includes these proteins:
- a CDS encoding Fur family transcriptional regulator — protein sequence MASDFEAQLRAASLRVTRPRLAVLGALRDHAHVDTDTVISLVRAELPRVSHQAVYDVLRALTTAGLVRRIEPAGAAARYELRVGDNHHHLVCRSCGMIADVDCAVGEAPCLTASDDQGFVIDEAEVVYWGTCPDCTNQRSAQ from the coding sequence ATGGCGTCCGACTTCGAGGCACAGCTCCGAGCGGCCTCGCTGCGCGTGACCCGGCCGCGGCTGGCAGTGCTCGGGGCGCTGCGCGACCATGCTCACGTCGACACCGACACGGTGATCTCCCTGGTGCGGGCCGAGCTCCCCAGGGTCTCCCACCAGGCGGTCTACGACGTGCTCCGCGCACTCACCACGGCCGGCCTGGTGCGGCGCATCGAACCCGCCGGCGCGGCGGCCCGCTACGAGCTGCGGGTGGGGGACAACCACCACCACCTCGTGTGCCGCTCCTGCGGCATGATCGCGGACGTCGACTGCGCCGTCGGCGAGGCCCCTTGTCTCACCGCCTCGGACGACCAGGGCTTCGTGATCGACGAGGCGGAGGTCGTCTACTGGGGCACCTGCCCCGACTGTACGAACCAACGCAGTGCCCAGTGA
- a CDS encoding DUF664 domain-containing protein: MTHDDPWWEPPVAGTEAEHLVGALDRLRATFRWKADGLDAAGLRARAGASSLTLGGLLKHLAFVEDHMSGPRLSGATLGPPWDAADWAADPGWDFTSAAADRPEDLYALYDAAVERSRARVGEALAAGGPGLLVHLAWPDGRRLSLRRLICDLIEEYGRHTGHADLLREAVDGVTGEDPPPCWRPVSGAPTGT; this comes from the coding sequence ATGACTCACGACGACCCCTGGTGGGAGCCGCCGGTCGCCGGCACCGAGGCCGAACACCTCGTCGGCGCGCTCGACCGCCTGCGCGCGACCTTCCGGTGGAAGGCCGACGGCCTCGACGCCGCCGGGCTGCGAGCCCGCGCCGGCGCCTCGTCCCTGACGCTGGGCGGCCTGCTCAAGCATCTCGCGTTCGTCGAGGACCACATGTCCGGCCCCCGGCTGAGCGGCGCGACGCTGGGCCCGCCCTGGGACGCCGCCGACTGGGCGGCCGACCCCGGCTGGGACTTCACCTCGGCCGCCGCCGACCGCCCCGAGGATCTGTACGCGCTCTACGACGCCGCCGTCGAGCGCTCGCGGGCGCGGGTCGGCGAGGCGCTGGCCGCCGGCGGGCCCGGCCTGCTCGTCCACCTCGCCTGGCCGGACGGGCGCCGGCTCAGCCTGCGCCGGCTGATCTGCGACCTGATCGAGGAGTACGGGCGGCACACCGGCCACGCCGACCTGCTGCGCGAGGCGGTGGACGGGGTGACCGGCGAGGACCCGCCGCCCTGCTGGCGGCCGGTCTCGGGAGCGCCGACGGGCACGTGA
- a CDS encoding GntR family transcriptional regulator: MIVIDAGSPVPPFEQLRAQLAGQIHDRTLAVGARLPTIRRLAADLGLAVNTVGRAYRELEEAGLIETRGRAGSFVTAAGEETRERARRAAADYAATVAALGLGAEEALRIAEAALRSPATGVSTSASSGHG, from the coding sequence ATGATCGTCATCGACGCGGGCTCGCCGGTGCCGCCGTTCGAGCAGCTGCGGGCCCAGCTCGCCGGGCAGATCCACGACCGGACGCTGGCCGTGGGGGCGCGGCTGCCGACCATCCGGCGGCTCGCGGCCGACCTGGGGCTGGCCGTGAACACGGTCGGCCGGGCCTACCGGGAGCTGGAGGAGGCGGGGCTGATCGAGACCCGGGGGCGGGCCGGGTCCTTCGTGACGGCGGCCGGCGAGGAGACGCGGGAACGCGCCCGCCGGGCCGCCGCCGACTACGCGGCCACGGTCGCCGCCCTCGGCCTCGGCGCGGAGGAGGCGCTGCGCATCGCCGAGGCCGCCCTCCGCTCCCCCGCGACCGGCGTCTCCACCAGCGCATCGTCCGGTCACGGATAA
- a CDS encoding MarR family winged helix-turn-helix transcriptional regulator, which yields MTAMAPARTETDLSFLLDHTSHVLRSRMAAALAEIGLTPRMHCVLVHALEKERTQIQLAELGDMDKTTMVVTVDALEKAGYAERRPSSTDRRARIIAVTEKGEAVARRSQEVVDDVHRDALRTLPDDEREVLVRALNRLVTGHLATPVEGPGQTRRARERAK from the coding sequence ATGACCGCCATGGCGCCGGCCCGTACGGAGACCGACCTGTCGTTCCTGCTCGACCACACCAGCCACGTGCTGCGCTCCCGGATGGCGGCGGCGCTGGCCGAGATCGGCCTGACGCCGCGCATGCACTGCGTGCTGGTGCACGCGCTGGAGAAGGAGCGCACCCAGATCCAGCTCGCCGAGCTGGGCGACATGGACAAGACCACGATGGTGGTGACCGTGGACGCGCTGGAGAAGGCCGGGTACGCCGAGCGCCGCCCGTCGAGCACCGACCGGCGGGCGCGCATCATCGCGGTCACCGAGAAGGGCGAGGCCGTCGCCCGGCGCAGCCAGGAGGTCGTGGACGACGTGCACCGCGACGCCCTGCGGACGCTGCCGGACGACGAGCGCGAGGTGCTGGTCCGCGCCCTGAACCGCCTGGTAACCGGCCATCTGGCCACGCCCGTCGAGGGCCCGGGGCAGACCCGCAGGGCACGGGAGCGCGCAAAGTAG
- a CDS encoding MFS transporter, which translates to MTILDGSIVTVAMPAIQQDLGFSPAGLSWMVNAYLIPFGGLLLLAGRLGDLIGRRAMFLAGNAIFTAASLLAGLATGPGMLIAARFLQGVGSALASAVVLGILVTLFAAPAERGKAIAIFSFTGAAGASIGQVLGGVLTDGLSWPWIFLVNVPIGVATMALALRALPADRGAGLRAGADVLGAALVTSGLMLGIYAVVKVEEHGWLSAHTLGLGALSLGLLGAFTARQATARTPLMPLRILRSRNVVGANLTQMLALSGMFAFQVLVALYMQRVLGYGALETGLAMLPAAVGIGSISLFASARLAARFGARAVLVTGLAMLVAAMALLSRTPVDATYAVHLLPPMLLVSGGGLVLPALATLGMSGARESDAGLASGLFNTTQQVGMAAGVAVLSTMAAGRTGELLASGASQAAALTGGYRLAFGIAAGLLVAGLAVAVTVLRRPAPAEAAEGNAPDGRPAASAAR; encoded by the coding sequence ATGACCATCCTTGACGGCAGCATCGTGACGGTCGCGATGCCGGCCATCCAGCAGGACCTGGGCTTCTCGCCCGCCGGTCTGAGCTGGATGGTCAACGCCTACCTGATCCCCTTCGGAGGGCTGCTGCTGCTGGCCGGGCGGCTCGGCGACCTGATCGGGCGGCGGGCGATGTTCCTGGCCGGGAACGCGATCTTCACCGCCGCCTCCCTGCTGGCGGGCCTGGCCACCGGCCCCGGCATGCTCATCGCCGCCCGCTTCCTGCAGGGCGTGGGCAGCGCGCTGGCGAGCGCCGTGGTGCTGGGCATCCTGGTGACGTTGTTCGCCGCGCCGGCCGAACGGGGCAAGGCGATCGCGATCTTCAGCTTCACCGGGGCGGCCGGCGCGTCCATCGGGCAGGTCCTGGGCGGGGTGCTCACCGACGGCCTGAGCTGGCCTTGGATCTTCCTCGTCAACGTGCCGATCGGCGTGGCCACCATGGCGCTCGCGCTGCGCGCCCTGCCCGCCGACCGGGGGGCGGGGCTGCGGGCCGGCGCGGACGTCCTCGGCGCGGCGCTGGTCACCAGCGGCCTGATGCTGGGCATCTACGCGGTGGTCAAGGTGGAGGAGCACGGCTGGCTGTCGGCCCACACGCTCGGCCTCGGCGCGCTCTCGCTGGGCCTGCTCGGCGCGTTCACGGCGCGGCAGGCCACGGCCCGCACGCCGCTCATGCCGCTGCGGATCCTGCGCTCGCGCAACGTCGTCGGCGCCAACCTGACGCAGATGCTGGCCCTGTCCGGGATGTTCGCCTTCCAGGTCCTCGTCGCCCTCTACATGCAGCGGGTGCTCGGCTACGGGGCGCTGGAGACCGGGCTGGCGATGCTGCCGGCCGCGGTCGGCATCGGCTCGATCTCGCTGTTCGCCTCGGCCCGGCTGGCCGCCAGGTTCGGGGCCCGCGCCGTCCTGGTGACCGGGCTGGCGATGCTGGTGGCGGCCATGGCGCTGCTGTCCAGGACGCCGGTGGACGCCACGTACGCCGTCCACCTGCTGCCGCCCATGCTGCTGGTCTCGGGCGGCGGGCTGGTGCTGCCCGCGCTGGCCACGCTCGGCATGTCCGGGGCGCGCGAGAGCGACGCGGGGCTCGCCTCCGGGCTGTTCAACACCACGCAGCAGGTGGGCATGGCGGCCGGCGTCGCGGTGCTGTCCACGATGGCGGCCGGGCGCACCGGCGAACTGCTGGCCTCCGGGGCCTCGCAGGCGGCGGCGTTGACCGGCGGCTACCGGCTCGCGTTCGGCATCGCGGCCGGGCTGCTGGTGGCGGGCCTGGCGGTGGCGGTGACCGTCCTGCGCCGCCCCGCCCCGGCGGAGGCGGCGGAGGGGAACGCTCCCGATGGCCGGCCGGCGGCGAGCGCGGCGCGGTAG
- a CDS encoding pyridoxamine 5'-phosphate oxidase family protein, protein MPYRSTQPRPVSRPLSRPEGLRLLGNVTFGRIVFISRALPGIRLVSHVMDGEDVLVGLPEDCAVVSLLSQVTPVVYEADVLDTATRHGWSIVLTGRAGLVENDEEIARALRLLRPWPGEEIGVVVRIHPELVTGTRIEDGP, encoded by the coding sequence GTGCCGTACCGATCCACCCAGCCCAGACCTGTCAGCCGCCCACTGTCCCGGCCGGAGGGCCTGCGCCTGCTCGGCAACGTGACCTTCGGCAGGATCGTGTTCATCAGCCGGGCCCTGCCGGGCATCCGGCTGGTCAGCCACGTCATGGACGGCGAGGACGTGCTCGTCGGCCTCCCTGAGGACTGCGCGGTCGTCTCGCTGCTCTCCCAGGTCACGCCGGTCGTCTACGAGGCGGACGTGCTGGACACGGCGACCCGCCACGGGTGGAGCATCGTGCTGACCGGCCGCGCCGGGCTGGTGGAGAACGACGAGGAGATCGCCCGCGCCCTGCGCCTGCTGCGGCCGTGGCCGGGCGAGGAGATCGGCGTGGTCGTCCGGATCCATCCCGAGCTGGTCACCGGCACCCGCATCGAGGACGGCCCCTGA
- a CDS encoding LOG family protein: MGGTGTLDEATEILELKKHGHTDKPVVLLNTAGFYDGLKLQFQRMEDEGFLPRPLTELMFFAEEPVGAMAYLEETFGVR; the protein is encoded by the coding sequence GTGGGCGGCACCGGGACGCTGGACGAGGCGACCGAGATCCTGGAGCTGAAGAAGCACGGCCACACCGACAAGCCGGTCGTGCTGCTGAACACGGCCGGCTTCTACGACGGGCTGAAGCTGCAGTTCCAGCGCATGGAGGACGAGGGCTTCCTGCCGCGCCCGCTCACCGAGCTGATGTTCTTCGCCGAGGAGCCGGTCGGCGCGATGGCCTACCTGGAGGAGACGTTCGGCGTCCGGTGA
- a CDS encoding aldo/keto reductase, with protein sequence MSTPLNTAGRWRLGGELPVNRIGFGAMRLTGRAAFGPDASTTAAARRERSIAVLRRAVELGVDHLDTAAFYFSPLLSANELINRALAPYPDGLVIATKVWPGRDPSGEWWWARPEQLRGQVEENLRQLGRDHLDLVNLRVPPSRRDAPLAEHFGALAELREAGLVRHLGLSNATAAHLAEARAVAPVACVQNAFGIGAPAAERELLRACGEQGVAYVPFFAIAGEGREEGARAAEDERVLAVARTHGATPAQVRLAWTLAQGPHVLAIPGTGDPGHLAENVAAGALRLSAEELAFLG encoded by the coding sequence ATGTCCACTCCACTGAACACCGCCGGAAGATGGCGGCTCGGCGGCGAGCTGCCCGTCAACCGGATCGGGTTCGGCGCGATGCGCCTGACCGGCCGCGCCGCCTTCGGCCCCGACGCGAGCACGACGGCGGCGGCCCGCCGCGAACGCTCGATCGCCGTGCTGCGCCGCGCGGTCGAGCTCGGCGTCGACCACCTCGACACCGCCGCCTTCTACTTCTCGCCCCTCCTCTCGGCCAACGAGCTGATCAACCGGGCGCTCGCCCCCTACCCGGACGGCCTGGTGATCGCCACAAAGGTCTGGCCGGGCCGCGACCCGTCCGGCGAGTGGTGGTGGGCCCGGCCCGAGCAGCTCCGCGGCCAGGTCGAGGAGAACCTGCGCCAGCTCGGCCGCGACCACCTCGACCTGGTGAACCTGCGCGTCCCGCCGAGCCGGAGGGACGCGCCGCTCGCCGAGCACTTCGGCGCGCTCGCCGAGCTGCGCGAGGCCGGGCTCGTCCGGCACCTCGGGCTCTCCAACGCCACCGCGGCGCACCTGGCCGAGGCCCGCGCCGTCGCGCCCGTCGCCTGCGTCCAGAACGCCTTCGGCATCGGCGCCCCGGCCGCCGAGCGGGAGCTGCTGCGCGCGTGCGGCGAGCAGGGCGTCGCGTACGTGCCGTTCTTCGCCATCGCGGGCGAGGGCCGGGAGGAGGGCGCGCGGGCGGCCGAGGACGAGCGGGTGCTCGCCGTCGCCCGGACCCACGGGGCGACGCCGGCGCAGGTCCGGCTCGCCTGGACGCTCGCGCAGGGCCCGCACGTCCTCGCCATCCCGGGCACCGGCGACCCCGGCCACCTCGCCGAGAACGTCGCCGCCGGAGCGCTCCGGCTGTCCGCCGAGGAGCTCGCCTTCCTCGGCTGA
- a CDS encoding beta/gamma crystallin-related protein codes for MHRNIRIAAAISAAALVAVSAASVPAQAAGPLVLFQDSGFGGTSWSFTATNGNISGAGGDRVSAIVNQDVNAWVVYQHDTYRGRAYCILPGQSLYDLHEQQWQFGDTISSVRRRPDGTCHDNPMFMSP; via the coding sequence ATGCACAGGAACATCCGCATCGCCGCGGCGATCTCGGCGGCGGCGCTGGTCGCCGTCTCGGCGGCGAGCGTCCCGGCTCAGGCGGCCGGGCCGCTCGTGCTGTTCCAGGACAGCGGCTTCGGCGGCACGTCCTGGTCGTTCACGGCGACCAACGGCAACATCTCGGGCGCCGGGGGCGACCGGGTGAGCGCCATCGTCAACCAGGACGTCAACGCGTGGGTCGTGTACCAACACGACACCTACCGCGGCAGGGCGTACTGCATCCTGCCCGGCCAGAGTCTCTACGACCTGCACGAGCAGCAGTGGCAGTTCGGCGACACCATCTCGTCCGTGCGCCGCCGCCCGGACGGGACCTGCCACGACAACCCGATGTTCATGTCCCCCTGA
- a CDS encoding ZIP family metal transporter, producing MPGWLEAGLWGALAGGALLIGAAIAWFRRIPPRAIATIMAFGAGVLIAALSFELLDEAERTGGLLPTAAGFLGGACAYVAANALLARHGARHRKRSGGQQPSEADVQGSGAAIAVGALLDGVPESVVLGLSLLGGGDVGLAVVAAVFISNIPEGLSSAAGMKRAGRGPGYVFGIWGGIALAGGLAALLGNLALESASPAAVAVIMGVAAGAILAMVADTMIPEAFEDAHLLTGLITTVGFLTAFAVERLAA from the coding sequence ATGCCCGGTTGGCTGGAGGCGGGACTCTGGGGTGCCCTCGCCGGAGGCGCGCTGCTCATCGGGGCCGCGATCGCCTGGTTCCGCCGCATCCCGCCGCGCGCGATCGCCACGATCATGGCCTTCGGCGCCGGCGTGCTCATCGCCGCGCTGTCGTTCGAGCTGCTGGACGAGGCCGAGCGCACCGGCGGGCTCCTGCCGACCGCGGCCGGCTTCCTCGGCGGCGCGTGCGCGTACGTCGCCGCCAACGCGCTGCTCGCCCGGCACGGCGCCCGCCACCGCAAACGCTCCGGCGGGCAGCAGCCGAGCGAGGCCGACGTCCAGGGCAGCGGCGCGGCGATCGCCGTCGGCGCCCTGCTCGACGGGGTGCCCGAGTCCGTGGTGCTCGGGCTGTCGCTGCTCGGCGGCGGTGACGTCGGTCTCGCCGTGGTCGCCGCCGTCTTCATCTCGAACATCCCGGAGGGCCTGTCCAGCGCCGCCGGCATGAAGCGGGCCGGCCGCGGCCCCGGCTACGTCTTCGGCATCTGGGGCGGTATCGCCCTCGCCGGCGGCCTGGCCGCGCTGCTCGGCAACCTCGCGCTGGAGTCGGCCTCCCCGGCCGCCGTCGCCGTCATCATGGGCGTGGCGGCCGGGGCCATCCTCGCGATGGTCGCCGACACGATGATCCCCGAGGCGTTCGAGGACGCTCATCTCCTGACCGGCCTCATCACCACCGTGGGGTTCCTCACGGCCTTCGCCGTCGAACGGCTGGCCGCCTGA
- a CDS encoding purine-cytosine permease family protein — MTDMTGTATRDGAPSDDGLARDDYALGRVPQQARYGWLTVAVQRFGMLSALSQFLLGATLGMGMRFWDAVLAITLGAVILEVVAIAIGVAGMREGLSTTVLARWAGFGRYGSGLIGVVIAVCLLGWFGVQSAVLAQGLASLLGGPPLWAWAILAGLAITAIVVHGFAGMAWTAWITVPAFLALAGWAIAVELGRQDLGALVASAPPGPALSLAQATTIVAGGFIVGAVISPDMTRWNRSAADVVKQTVLGITLGEYVIALVGVLLAHALRTGDVIAIVTTTSGVAGTIVLVTATLKINDWNLYAASLGTTNALHTAFGMRTNRALVTVALGVVGTGLAAAGILDHLIGFFTLLGVAIPPIAGIMVAEYYVVRRWRAELDASRAAGELPASAPGWVPAALVIWLASSLVGHFLAWGIPALNALLVAFVLYAVAGRLRLTGPAARTATPA, encoded by the coding sequence ATGACCGACATGACGGGTACGGCGACGCGAGACGGCGCGCCGTCCGACGACGGGCTGGCGCGCGACGACTACGCCCTGGGACGGGTCCCGCAACAGGCCCGCTACGGCTGGCTCACCGTGGCGGTCCAGCGGTTCGGCATGTTGTCGGCGCTGTCGCAGTTCCTGCTCGGCGCCACCCTGGGCATGGGCATGCGCTTCTGGGACGCCGTGCTCGCCATCACCCTCGGCGCGGTCATCCTGGAGGTGGTGGCCATCGCCATCGGCGTCGCCGGCATGCGCGAGGGCCTGTCCACCACCGTCCTCGCCCGCTGGGCGGGATTCGGCCGCTACGGCTCCGGGCTCATCGGCGTGGTGATCGCGGTGTGCCTGCTCGGTTGGTTCGGCGTGCAGTCCGCCGTCCTCGCGCAGGGGCTCGCCTCGCTCCTCGGCGGCCCCCCGTTATGGGCGTGGGCGATCCTCGCCGGGCTCGCCATCACCGCGATCGTGGTGCACGGCTTCGCCGGCATGGCCTGGACCGCGTGGATCACCGTTCCCGCCTTCCTCGCCCTGGCCGGCTGGGCCATCGCGGTCGAGCTGGGCAGGCAGGACCTGGGCGCCCTGGTGGCCTCCGCGCCGCCCGGCCCGGCCCTGAGCCTCGCTCAGGCGACGACCATCGTGGCGGGCGGGTTCATCGTCGGCGCGGTCATCTCGCCGGACATGACCCGGTGGAACCGCAGCGCCGCCGACGTCGTCAAGCAGACCGTCCTCGGCATCACGCTCGGCGAGTACGTGATCGCCCTGGTCGGCGTGCTGCTGGCGCACGCGCTGCGCACCGGCGACGTGATCGCCATCGTGACCACCACCTCCGGCGTCGCCGGCACGATCGTGCTCGTCACCGCCACGCTGAAGATCAACGACTGGAACCTGTACGCCGCCAGCCTCGGCACGACCAACGCCTTGCACACCGCGTTCGGGATGCGGACCAATCGCGCCCTCGTCACGGTCGCGCTCGGCGTCGTCGGCACCGGCCTGGCCGCCGCCGGCATCCTCGACCACCTCATCGGCTTCTTCACGCTGCTGGGCGTCGCCATCCCCCCGATCGCCGGGATCATGGTCGCCGAGTACTACGTGGTGCGCCGCTGGCGCGCCGAGCTCGACGCCTCCCGCGCCGCCGGTGAGCTGCCCGCGTCCGCGCCCGGCTGGGTCCCTGCCGCCCTGGTGATCTGGCTCGCGTCCTCCCTGGTGGGCCACTTCCTGGCGTGGGGCATCCCCGCGCTCAACGCGCTCCTCGTCGCGTTCGTCCTGTACGCCGTCGCGGGCAGGCTGCGGCTCACCGGCCCGGCCGCCCGCACCGCCACCCCTGCCTGA